One region of Miscanthus floridulus cultivar M001 chromosome 19, ASM1932011v1, whole genome shotgun sequence genomic DNA includes:
- the LOC136529363 gene encoding lysophospholipid acyltransferase LPEAT2-like: MASTIPSPASLSTPLLSDCIAPAHAANGHATNHRHHHHHDDSDGAAADSVCGDDGGDPFAFLSEDRPPRDRGPSPADPFRNGTPAWGGGAYASARTLLLLPVAAVRLALFGLAIAIGYAATWVALRGWADTHGRLREGGGPMPAWRRRLMWITRISARCILFSFGYHWIRKKGRPAPRELAPIVVSNHISYIEPIFFFYELFPTIVCSESHDALPFVGTIIRAMQVIYVDRFSPASRKAAVNEIKRKAACNSFPRVLLFPEGTTTNGRFLISFQHGAFIPGYPVQPVVVRYPHVHFDQSWGNISLLKLMFKMFTQFHNFMEVEYLPVVYPPEIKQENALHFAEDTRYAMARALNVLPTSYSYGDSMIMARAVEAGKVNCSNYMVEMAWVKDIYGVSTAEAMELLEHFLAMNPDNDGRVEAEDFWAHFGLDCSPLCKKIFHYLDLGIKESITFRQFLVGCAHLRKQPLFQGACETAFEKCRDPETSEISRAQLADVLRLSMLLPSDDKMLELFKTFDIDGDDKISRDDFMTCLGRFPFLIAFFAAPINGEVYIEIV, translated from the exons ATGGCTTCTACAATCCCTAGCCCCGCCTCCCTCTCCACGCCCCTGCTCTCCGACTGCATCGCGCCCGCGCACGCCGCCAACGGGCACGCCACCAACCaccgacaccaccaccaccacgacgacAGCGACGGCGCCGCGGCGGACTCCGTgtgcggcgacgacggcggggacccGTTCGCGTTCCTCTCGGAGGACCGGCCGCCGCGGGACCGCGGGCCGTCCCCGGCCGACCCGTTCCGCAACGGCACGCCGGCGTGGGGCGGCGGCGCGTACGCGTCGGCGAGGACGCTGCTGCTCCTGCCGGTGGCCGCGGTGCGGCTGGCGCTGTTCGGGCTTGCCATCGCGATCGGGTACGCGGCCACGTGGGTGGCTCTCCGCGGCTGGGCGGACACGCACGGCAGGCTGCGGGAGGGCGGCGGGCCTATGCCGGCGTGGCGCCGCCGGCTCATGTGGATCACGCGGATCTCCGCCCGCTGCATCCTCTTCTCATTCGG GTACCACTGGATCAGAAAGAAAGGAAGGCCTGCTCCTAGGGAACTCGCACCTATTGTTGTTTCCAATCATATCTCGTACATAGAACCCATATTCTTCTTCTATGAATTGTTCCCAACCATTGTTTGTTCTGAGTCTCATGATGCCCTACCATTTGTTGGAACAATTATTCGAGCGATGCAG GTTATATATGTTGATAGATTCTCACCAGCTTCTCGGAAGGCTGCTGTAAATGAAATAAAG AGAAAGGCAGCTTGCAATAGCTTCCCGCGGGTCCTATTATTCCCTGAAGGCACCACAACAAATGGGAGATTCCTGATTTCGTTCCAACATGGTGCATTCATACCTGGCTACCCTGTTCAACCTGTTGTTGTCCGTTATCCACATGTTCACTTTGATCAATCATG GGGGAATATATCGTTATTAAAGCTCATGTTCAAGATGTTCACCCAGTTTCATAATTTCATGGAG GTAGAGTACCTCCCTGTTGTCTACCCTCCTGAGATCAAGCAAGAGAATGCCCTTCACTTTGCGGAGGAT ACCAGATATGCTATGGCTCGCGCCCTCAATGTCTTGCCGACTTCCTATTCATATGGTGATTCTATGATTATGGCACGAGCAGTAGAAGCTGGAAAG GTGAACTGCTCAAATTACATGGTAGAAATGGCTTGGGTTAAAGAT ATTTATGGTGTAAGCACAGCAGAAGCAATGGAACTATTGGAACATTTCCTGGCTATGAATCCAGATAACGA TGGACGTGTGGAAGCTGAAGATTTTTGGGCTCATTTTGGTCTGGATTGCAGTCCTCTGTGCAAGAAG ATATTTCACTACTTAGATTTAGGCATTAAGGAATCGATTACGTTCCGTCAG TTCTTGGTTGGGTGCGCGCACCTGAGGAAGCAACCATTGTTCCAGGGTGCCTGTGAGACCGCCTTTGAGAAGTGCCGGGATCCTGAAACATCTGAGATCTCCAGGGCACAGCTAGCTGATGTCCTGCGGTTAAGCATGCTGCTGCCGTCTGATGATAAG ATGCTGGAGCTGTTCAAGACGTTCGACATAGATGGCGACGACAAGATCAGCAGGGACGACTTCATGACGTGTCTTGGGAGGTTCCCGTTCCTGATTGCGTTCTTTGCAGCCCCGATCAATGGGGAAGTGTACATCGAGATAGTCTGA